The genome window ACTGTTAATGGCGAAAAGATTTACGGAAAATATGTTATTGTTGCGCCTGGAAGGAGTGGCGCTGAGTGGTTGAAGAGCGAAGCCCAATCTCTTGGATTGAAGACTCTCAATAATCCGGTTGATGTCGGTGTTAGGGTTGAGGTTCTAGCTGTAACAATGGAGGAACTTACGAACACCTTGTATGAGCCAAAATTCGTATATTACTCAAAGGCTTTTGATGACCAAGTTAGGACATTCTGCGTTAACCCCTATGGTGAGGTTATAACCGAATCATATGGTGGCGTTATAAGCGTTAATGGGCAGAGCTATGCTGAAAGAAAGACAGAGAATACAAACTTCGCTATATTAGTTAGTACGTCCTTCACTTACCCATTCCGGGAGCCAATAGCATACGGTGAATACATAGCTAGATTAGCGAATTTACTAAGCGGCGGCGTGATAATACAGCGTCTAGGAGACTTGGAATTGGGTAGAAGATCAACTGAGGAACGTATAAGCCGGAGCGTTGTTAAACCAACACTGAAAGTAGCAACGCCGGGAGATCTAAGCTTTGTTCTGCCATACAGGTACTTAACAGATATTAAGGAAATGTTAATGGCGCTTGATAAGGTTGCCCCGGGAATATATTCCAAGGATACACTACTTTACGGTGTCGAAGTGAAATTTTACTCCTCAAGGCTTGAGTTAAACGAGAATCTTGAAACAAAAATTAGGAACCTATTCACAATAGGTGATGGCGCTGGAGTAACACGCGGACTAATACAGGCAAGCGCAAGTG of Candidatus Bathyarchaeia archaeon contains these proteins:
- a CDS encoding NAD(P)/FAD-dependent oxidoreductase, which gives rise to MQQYDVIIVGAGPAGIFSALELARNTDLKIIILEKGPDIDKRKCPATRGLGCVNCEPCSLLSGWGGAGAFSDGKLTISTSVGGWLSEYIGEENLSKLIDYVDSVYAGYSGTQKVYGEDIDEVERIERKAALAGLILVKQKIRHLGTEKCAEVLQKIRRELNNSVEVRTRTEVKSLLVKNGVARGVETVNGEKIYGKYVIVAPGRSGAEWLKSEAQSLGLKTLNNPVDVGVRVEVLAVTMEELTNTLYEPKFVYYSKAFDDQVRTFCVNPYGEVITESYGGVISVNGQSYAERKTENTNFAILVSTSFTYPFREPIAYGEYIARLANLLSGGVIIQRLGDLELGRRSTEERISRSVVKPTLKVATPGDLSFVLPYRYLTDIKEMLMALDKVAPGIYSKDTLLYGVEVKFYSSRLELNENLETKIRNLFTIGDGAGVTRGLIQASASGVIVANEIMRREKAHIKKAVN